The genomic interval TTAGGGTTTTTGTTAAACCGTTGTTtaactgtttttattgttcttcAAAGTCAagagcctctttctctctctctttctcttggaCCAGGTGAGCTCACCTCTCACACAGCTTACACTGCATCCTTCCCCTGAACACCCCTCCCCAATTAAAGAGGAGCCTCTTGGCCATCTGCAGTCTTCATGCTGCCTGTCCCATCCCACCCCTGTTCCACCTCTGGTTCCTCAGCCTCAGGAGCCCCCACTGGCCCCACCGCTAGGAACCCCAGTCGCAGTTTTGGACAAAGACCAGATGCTCCAAGAAAAGGACAAGCAAATAGAGGAGTTGACTCGCATGCTGAGGCAAAAACAGCGGCTGGTGGAGACGCTGCGCTCTCAGTTGGAGCAGGGCAAACGTGGAGTGACCAAAGAAGTCACAGACATTACAGTGAAGATGGAAAGAGCAGCTCCGGTCAATGGAGAGGGAGTCACAGTGAAGGAGGAGGCAAAGGAGGACATGGAGACATCAACTGATCCACAGCCACAGAGGAAGACACAAACTCAGTGCTCTCAGCAGACGCTGCTCAAACTGCAGCAGATCCACCGGCTTCAAGTGCAGCACCAACAACAACAGGAGCAGCAAATGCAGGTGGAGCAgacaaaacagcagcagcagcagcaaaaatcccagttactGCAGCAACAAAAACTCCAACAGCTAATAATTGAACAGAGCCAGCAGAAACAGAAGCAGGTACAGACCAATCAGAGGAAGCAACAAAGGCCTCAAAAGCAACCACAGCAGAAAGAACGATCGTTACAGACACAACAGGTCAGTCAGGATTTGTCAAACTGTAAATAATACAGGACCTGCATAATAATTGTTCTTAAAGCTTAGACAAAACATCCAGGCTTCCGTATTTCCACACACATCCTTTATGATCTTAGGCCTTTAATAGGTGTGTCGGTTATACTGATCTGCTTTTGTCTTCTGGGCTGTAATACTCACCTTGTGTTTTACAGATCTCACAAGTGTTTATCAACCCACAGACTGGTACTCAGATGACTACATCTTTTCCACTAGACATTTTGAAAGCTCACCCAGCACCTACTCTTGTAACTGATGGCAATGGCAACCATTATCTGATTACTCTTGCCAATAACAGTGTGGAGGGCCTGAATGGAGAATCTCCTCAAAACAAAACCAATGGACGCATCACCCTACAGGTAAAGTACAGAGGTCTTAGTATTGTGTCTCAAGGTTTCAATTTTCCTCACTGTATAAATGGATTAGCTCTTCCTCTTATAGCAGGTTCAGGAAAAAGATAATTTGGAACCATTGCATGGTGCATTTCCTCCAACATAAATTGGTCTGAaaaccagaaaaatttgttcccaaCTGGGTTCATCAGCATGAACCATGATGCCGTCTGTGGCTGTGTCAAACGTAAGAAACTCCAGAAAGTTCACAGAACCTCAAATAAAGCGTTGTCactcagtggagctggacacAATCATTTTCAACATGttgtataaataaagaaagaaagtaaaaaagggacatgctccatttgtgtgttttctggggctaTGTTCAGTGTGACACAAAGTGCATTTGTTCactttctctgctgttcacaagctcagcaaggcaacatttacacatgaaCATGGACTCTCTGTAAACAAATAATACACAATGACTCTGTCCGTTTAtctattggtgcttttccaccgcatggatccagctctacacgactcgacttGAAACGTCTCGGCTCAGCACACTTAaggcttgtcgcttttccactggcagggctcccctgAGAAGTGGACATGGTGACACTGCAAAACgccgtctctaacaggaatcgctggctttgaaaaccacaacagccAGATTGataaagttaggcgctgtttactcatggtgtatttaCACACCCCAGTTcccacagatcagttttacttgttgtacgtttggctttcactggaaatttttgtcagccaccgacccaaggaaCATATAAACCTCTTTAAAACACCTCAAGGTAAAATTAcaagctgccgtcgtgagtagCAGCTGTAAATTAAAAGGTTTTTACAAGCGGCGAGTTTGTGCTGAATTTGagtgagctctgcatttcgtggtgattgacgtgtctctggccaatcagcgctctgcagggtttacacatcaccgtttagtacctacttggcACGGTTGGAAACCTGAGTGAgttgggactgaaaacctacctgGTTCCAGAAACCCTGTACCAGATTTGGTCAGgggaaaagcaaaagaaccGTGCCGAGTTGTgaaggttccatgcagtggaaaagagcctTATGGATCTGTTGCTGAATACGGCCACAGCAACACTGCAAATGAGCACCGCAAACCCCACCTTTAACAGAATCTTGAACAGAACTGGTTctagaaccagagttcttttggtggaaaagagcTATTTGAAGCACTTGTTTGAAGTTCTTGCAAATTTTTTTCCAGAGATTGCAGTCCACCCCTGTTAAGCTACCAAGCCAATCAGTTCCTGAAGAGGCTAATCCTATGAAGCAAACCCAGCAGCCCCAAAAAGCTGCTCCAGTCAAACAGTCCAGTACAAATGTAAGTGGACTTGCTTTTGACTTCACCTTGATACATATTGCATTATCACATCACAATTGCAAATTTGGCTGAGAAGAAGCATTTCCTGCAGGCTTATAATAACATAGCACTGTTGTTCAATTCTGACATGTTAAATTTAAAGGTGTTGTAGTACATAATCAGGCTTAATCCTCCCTGCAGGTGCAAAAGGCAGCACTGCATCTGGAGACTCCTGTTGTTCAACAGTTGAATCATCCAGTGTCTGCCCCACCCAGTCTCCAGCCTTTCTTCCTCAGTGAAGAGTCCAGTCCTATCAATCAGCCAAGCTCTCCTCCTTCACTTAAGGTAGCTCATCATGAACCAGCTCTGATACTCTGAACTAGCCATGTGTTTCATTACATCTCATTTTCCTCTTTTGGTTTCTGTATTCCatttactcattactcaaagtaaacccttccttttttttcttcattttctttctcctaCACCACGATCGATCTCCCTGTCTTGCAGGGAGAAGTATGCCCCACCTTTGACCGGCACACTTTGTTTACTCCTCCTTCTCCAAAACCAGCATGCCATCCCTCTCACCATCTGAAAGTATGACTTCCTCTGCTCTCTGTTCATCTGCATCTGTTTTTTCTGCTCTGGTGGCTAATACTTAAAAAGCCTGTTTCCTTTTCTGCTGACAGTGCAGTAGATGCATACATTTACGGTAACGTTATTGATCTGCTCTTTCCACAGCAGAACGGTTCCAACAATCAGCACATAGATGACTTGTTTGATATTCTCATTAAGAGTGGAGGTAAGCAAAAATCTCCTTAAATGCCATCACAGAAAGTATTACATAGTTGTTTATACAGATACTCAATATAagtataaatgaataattaaataatatataaaactattaaaaacCTTGGTGTTTTTCATgacatatttttttaacatgctCGTCAAATTAAGTGTAGGTTAGGATcttactaatatatatataataatataatatatatatatatatatatatatatattatatatattatatatatatatatatatatatatatatatatatatatatatatatatatatatatatatagctccactgaccatacatgaGCACATTttcatactttcttatcccagTTTCACCCTGCTATTCAATATTCAGGACCTctacaggaccatcacagagcaggtatgatttgggtgctggatcattctcagtgcagtagggacactgagggctttaaaaactccagcatcccTGCTGTacctgatccacttgtaccagcaaaacacacattaacacaccaccaacacgtcaatgtcactgcagccctgagaatgaCCACTAAAAATCataactgctctgtggtgttcctgaccattgaagaacagcgTGAACTCCGGATAAGAGtgtatgcagaaaaacacatgGACTATAGTCTGCAATCGTAGAATTACAAactgagtgtagatacaagtgAGATGTTCCAAATCCAATGATCAGTCAgtgcaaatatatatttcctgAAATGTGTCGTGCCAACTAACGCCTTGTGTAAATGTGGTAAAATCGGTGTGATTAGTCGTCTTGTTAgtttatttaactgtttttttttttaatttcttgttTCTTTTCCCTCTTACATCTGACACAGAAATTTCTGCTGGATTCAAGGCCAATCCAGACCCTTCCCTTTCAGGCCTGCACTCAAATCCTCCCACCCCTTCTCCTCCTTCCTCCCCTCTGCACCTCTCACCTCCCACCCCTCCCTCTGACCATGCCCCTCCCTCTgaccccacccctccccttgaCGCAAACGAGCGCCCCTGCTCAGGAACAGGTCGCCTGGAGGACTTCTTAGAGAGTACCACCGGTGCACCGCTTCTCGGAGTGGAGCCGGGCAGCCCTCTGACACTCATTGACGATCTCCACAACCAGATGCTGAGCACTcccagcattctggatcatcccCCTTCCCCAATGGACACTGGTGACCTGAGCTTCTCACCCCATCCCACGAGCCTGGACTTCGAAGATCCTGCCCTTGATGGCATGGATTGGCTGGACATATCCATGGGAGGTGGCAGTGGTGGGGGGGGAACTGTTCTAGCCCCCTTGGGCTCACACACACCCCCTAgtgtgttttcagcagacttTTTGGACAGTTCAGACCTGCAGATACACTGGGACTCCTGTTTGTAGCTTTGGTCTTAAACTGCTCAGCAGATACATACAGCACACCACTTAGCACCTTCATCCTTATACTGTGTACAGGCTTCTACATACAAACACTTCTAAACTACATGCTGTTTATTATGCTGAAATCATTTTTTCTCATGCTACGCCAGTTTAATGTATGGTTTCTGAGCAGTTCTCTTGTTTGATaggtcttttaaagcactgagTATTATCCCCATCACCCCTGACCATACGTAAACATATTACAgtatgttgtgctggtgtgtttgCCAACAGAGACTCCATGCTCTGGACCAGCAACTTGGCTGCCTACATATCAGACAAGGAATTTCAATTTCCTGATCTAAAAGGGCCCaggtaataataaagaaaatttCCCTCGTTTTTGGAGGTCTTTGATATAGTATGTTAACATtggtaatgtttttaaaacataccTTTCACTCCTAAGTCCAGACAGTCCTTAATGCTAAAACATTGTGATGCTGTAAATCCAATGTGTACACTTGTGTCTGTCATTTCAGCTTGCAGCAGTTTAGCACTGCCCATTAATGCTGAATTATAAGAAGTGTTTTAACATGGGCTGTTCTTTGAATGAGGTGTGATACTTTTAGAAAACAATAATTTGTTTCATTCTAAGAAGCAAAATCAGTATGAAAACGGTTGTGTAAAATTATGCTTCCCTTTTCCTGTTACAAAAAACAATGATAAAAGAGGAACTTATCCAAATAAAATACAAGACGAGTTTAGGATATGGGTCCTTTAAGCTTTCACAACATGGTCATGGTCCTGAATAAATAGTATTTGATTCCTGgtcatgtaaaaataaaaaaagatcagGATTTTTTGCAATTATTGTCCAAACACATTCTTCTGGCGTTCAGTGTTGAACTATTTGGATTACTTCTCCCATGCCACTTTGCTGTCACTCCGCCATAACTGCTTTCCCTGCTGGCACTGATGGAGTTTGGGCACACACTGATGGGAGGAAGGATTTAGGGGAGAGgaagagacaaaaagagagagagagttgttcTCTCCTAATCTCTGCGTTTGGCTTTGGAGTACCTTCCAACATGCCAGTGCTTTCAACTTTGCACTTAAGCTGACTAGACCAAGGGTTCTGGTCTTAAGGAAATCTCCCAATCAAATGAAATCTGCTGGGAAACTGGGTTTGGTGATGTTCACCAGATCTCTATGCATTGCTGTATTTTGAAGTCATATTATTGACTAAAGTCTTCTTCTCTGATTGTATAGATGAGTTGGTGGAGGTCAGGGCTTGGGATCAGGTTTCTGAGAATTtggaaaatgttattttttaaaaaaacaaaataaaatgtaatgaaaatggTGTCTTGGTTTGAGATCTGCTTGCTTCTCTGAATTGCAGtggcatttatatatttttataaattaacTGCTTAGCAATCCTTCAATAGCTGTAAAGCTTATGATTGACAGCCATTTGCAGATATTAGAAAAAGTAGTGtctatacatattttttattgcattatttaCTGAAGCAATGAATCAATAAACCAAGTGGAATCAAGTGAAAATCAAAAATCACATGGTTTAcattaatatttgtatataGTATTATTTACAATCTAGGAGACTTATAAATAAGCAGTAAACActatggctgagcatttcttcTTTCAAATACATGTATTCATATAGTTGAGTTTTTTGACATCATGAATCTAAGGAACCAGTCCTGTTAGTTTGCAGGGTGGGTCTTGTAAGCTGAAGCAGGGTTGTGTCTAGTCTGCAAGGCTTAGCCCCAAGAAGAAATTTTGCTCTATGAAATCTTTACCAAATGTTCATAACATCAAACCCAGCAAGAACTCGGACCTTACTGTGAGGGGCTTTGCTTTAATAGTACAAGTCTACTAAAACTATAAATTGCAACATGTAAATTTactataatattattaataatgtgcAATCTATTATAATGAAtatggttttattatatttacccTCACAGACATATATAACATAGATTTTAAACCACAGAACACTGGGTAATTAATTGTGCTTGTCAATGATGATTTGTAAAACAATTTCTGGTAACCAACAAACTATCAATACAAACAAACTGAAATTCTGTCAGACATAACATAGGTTATCAAAGTAAGATTACAACTAATTCAGTGCACTTTATCCAGGAGGGAATTTGGCGCAGCACTGAATACAGTGCTGGACAGtaaactctggctgctgattggctaaataagtgACGAACAATGAGAAATGCTCACCTCAGAAATACTGAGAAATACTCAGaaattcagaagatatttcctcatcatttgctagctctccagtctgttactggagtcaagccagcctccacttggaaaagcttggtcaaaCTAAATGAtggaggaaataaaataaataagactaaaaataaatgtttgctaTTTAGTGGATGTAATGAAGATATCAAGACATgtcacttaaaaataaaggatatttattatttttctgtcaTTTATATTCTAAATGTTATTAAGAGaaatcctccagtttgcacaaaccactttcacttcataatgaaaGTACAGCATCTGATTATGTCCCTCACTTAAGATCACgccattctgatgtgtcattttaaaataaaagccctttgtcTTGTCCTATCCCTGTaactttatttccaaatttagatcattattaaaaagaaactgttagtttgcacagaacaatttcactgcAGAATGAAAGTACtccacctgattatgtcactcacttaagaTCGTGCCATTCTGGTatgccatttcaaaataaaggccatttgtgTTTTCCTATCGCTATAAATTTAATTCGAAATTTAGATAAATATTACAAGAAAACCATTAGTTTGTATAGAagaatttcacttcataatgataatacaccacctgattatgtcacttaAGATCTCGTCATACTGATGTACACAGAAATGATTTTCATGTTAAAATGAGATGAGAAATTTTAGAAGACTTCAAtgttaaaacacaaaaccagaaTGTATTGATATTAAATAATTGACACACTCAGgtgctgtactatcattatTATGGAGTAAAACTTTTGTGTAATAACAAGAGGATTCCATTTAATAGCAGTTTAAACATAGAGGAAATACAATTGATAAGTTATAATTTACATGGTAGTTATTCTGGCATTACTAACCAGAATGgcttgatattaagtgagagacatatTCATGTGGTGTACTTTCATTCTACAgcgaaattgttctgtgcaaactaaagcaTTCCTTTTAATATTTATCCAAATTAGGAATTAAACTTACAGTGATGGGACAACACAAAAGGCttatattttgaaataacaAATTAGAATGACGTGATATTAAGTAAGTGACATATTTAGGTGGTATAATGTATGGCACACCAGAATGGTTTGATATCACGTGAGTaatatgaagtgaaattgttctgtgcaaacaagtggtttccttttaataatcatctaaatttggaattaaagttaCAGGTATGGAACAAGACAAAGGGCTAATAATGACgtgatattaagtgagtgacatattCAGGTGAGGAAGAAGATCGGAAACCAATCCTCTACATCAGCAGGAAATTATTTCCAAGAGAGATTTAACTACTCTACTGTGGAAAACTAGGTTCTAACAGTGAAGTGGGCATTGGACTCTTTGAAATGCTATCTTTTAGGTGCTAACTGCATACTAGAAACTGACCATAGGGCATTACAGTGGATGTATAGAATGGAAGATAGTAACGCAAGTATTACGAGATGGTATTTGTCATTTCaaccattcacatttaaagtgCAGTACCACAAAAGCACTCAGAACATTACAGCTGATTTCCTCTCTACCtctcctctctgaaccaacccTGATCCTAATCTGTCACGAAGGTACCACTGATCTCTGAGGACCTCCTGGAACTTGAAAGAAGATGAAGGCATGGTGAGAAGTCACAccaacctggaggaacaggggCGCATGTGCTATTTTTCTATACTTCTGTTGAAAAACACCCATAGGGCATCTAAAATGAGTAAAGACACATGAGCATAGGTCCTCACCAaggctgtatatatatatgtccacTTTTATTTGACCAGTCTGAGATGAGGATAAATGAGCTGCTAATAGAGCGCTGCGCTGAAGACCTTTGGTTCGAtgcctgctccaggtgactgtctgtgaggagtttggtgtgttctccccgtgtccgcgtgggtttcctccgggtgctccggtttcctcccacagcccacagtccaaaaagtcCCACACCCTCATAAGCCCCCCACACAACACGCCGTATATGCCAATGTCACAAAACGGATGTAAATGTCATCGACATATgcgcaaaaagaaaaaaaaactcgaTGCTATtggcatatgccactgtcacccgtaCGTAAAGTTCCGATGTCACTGGCATGGGTCAGCGTCATCCGAACGTAAGATGCCGATACCTTTCCATGTTATTACCGCTACTAATGTTGCTGTTCGGAGGGTATTTTCAGATTTCCCCCTAAATATAACCGCCCACTCGCCGGTATCCGCCTATCTACTAGTCTTCGGCCTGTGTGTCCCGCCCACTTGAaggtcaagccatccaatcatAAGTTACCTTTGTAATTTGtcgtttctgattggctgaaacggAGGCACTTTGCAATGGCTGCATGTGTGACGCGTGCGCGCAGGTCAGGGAACAAGCTGTGTAGGTGCGCGTACAAGAAATCGTGATCCCTCGAAATATCCGCGCGTGCGCAGAAACCTCATTGCTCGCTCAATATGTCCGCGCGCGTGAATGAAGAATAAGGTGTACAGTTACATCTAAAACACTTTGAAGGCTTTATGCCATTTTGTGGTCTTTAAAACTTTTCTAAGTAATCTAGAAGTTTCTCATCTGTCTTGAATACATTTACGAAGCTGATGGACGCTATTGTTTTGTACGATAGTTTAGTGGATCTATTACTGAAGTAAGTGCCAATCAAGCCCCACCTTGATTTTTTCCCTGAAATACCCATATTGCCCAGCAGAGGGCGATACATACTAAGGAAATCACAGTCCCAAAGTGAAACACAACACTGATTAGTACAATTCACAAATTAAACcgttatttaaaaacatgtttatggTTGCTATTACAATTATTCAAACCAATTACAAATTAAGTTTATTAGCAAGATGTACAAATGTTCAGCTGTTTGTAATCAACCAATGAAATGAGAACAACTTTAGTAGTGTAGTAGTTTAGTAGTAGTTTTAATACTGGAGTTTTTTTAACGGAAACCCAGGTGCACTTGCAAACAGCACAATCTGTTTCTGTTTTAGAAGCAAGCAGAAATAGTCAGAAGTTTTAAACTTGTATAGTAGGTTTATTCTGAAAACATTTAAGAACAGTGTGGTGCAATGTACACATCAGTGGATCTAAGAATGATTTTGCTTAATAAATTCATGTACTTCTCTAGCAACCCATCCACACAGTAGAACAGTTTCTGGTTGTAGTATGTCAAAGGGTTGACACTGTATCTCCTAATAACTTATTGTTTCAAAATTATGACTTTCCTTGAATTACTCCTTGAAATATTgccaatattaaaataatgactAACAAAGTTAGTTATTCAGAGAACCTCACCTTTTAAGAGCAAAAATGAATCTGT from Hoplias malabaricus isolate fHopMal1 chromosome 3, fHopMal1.hap1, whole genome shotgun sequence carries:
- the mrtfab gene encoding myocardin related transcription factor Ab isoform X7 — its product is MPPLKSPAAFHEQRKSLERARTEDYLKRKIRSRPERSELVRMHILEETSAEPSLQAKQLKLKRARLADDLNDKISHRPGPIELIHKNILPVPALIGSGSPKGENSSLDEDSSDALSPDQPGSQDSPLSHAPQLSPSNMLNLNRPTSPTQFLTQAAPSLHNAPDSSSSPNLTNGTLMATSARPPTGPAKQPQSKSSADRPAQRPKKPKESKPKVKKLKYHQYIPPDQKNDREPPPQLDSSYAKILHQQQLFLQLQIISQQQQHYNYHTILPAPPKLPTEQQQQQPPATTGPSPSRCTSTPSTAPSNQNGTNRQSQPAAGGAKPGVLPANLDEFKVAELKQELKLRGLTVSGTKNDLIERLKNYQEQNGGTGQADGSGTVKIVPGTPQQVAAQSKDATVKVTSYQQVLSSNAVHTAAQIMRFSSTSSSPPVSPTPSDRSLTGLSADETSCNGDVFGEMVSSPLTQLTLHPSPEHPSPIKEEPLGHLQSSCCLSHPTPVPPLVPQPQEPPLAPPLGTPVAVLDKDQMLQEKDKQIEELTRMLRQKQRLVETLRSQLEQGKRGVTKEVTDITVKMERAAPVNGEGVTVKEEAKEDMETSTDPQPQRKTQTQCSQQTLLKLQQIHRLQVQHQQQQEQQMQVEQTKQQQQQQKSQLLQQQKLQQLIIEQSQQKQKQVQTNQRKQQRPQKQPQQKERSLQTQQISQVFINPQTGTQMTTSFPLDILKAHPAPTLVTDGNGNHYLITLANNSVEGLNGESPQNKTNGRITLQRLQSTPVKLPSQSVPEEANPMKQTQQPQKAAPVKQSSTNVQKAALHLETPVVQQLNHPVSAPPSLQPFFLSEESSPINQPSSPPSLKGEVCPTFDRHTLFTPPSPKPACHPSHHLKQNGSNNQHIDDLFDILIKSGEISAGFKANPDPSLSGLHSNPPTPSPPSSPLHLSPPTPPSDHAPPSDPTPPLDANERPCSGTGRLEDFLESTTGAPLLGVEPGSPLTLIDDLHNQMLSTPSILDHPPSPMDTGDLSFSPHPTSLDFEDPALDGMDWLDISMGGGSGGGGTVLAPLGSHTPPSVFSADFLDSSDLQIHWDSCL
- the mrtfab gene encoding myocardin related transcription factor Ab isoform X4, which codes for MVSAPASGSAPSPQSEAVTSELQELSLQSIPSLLPLSERKNDFSSFWRRKAMAIHSVLQLKLQQRRTREELVSQGIMPPLKSPAAFHEQRKSLERARTEDYLKRKIRSRPERSELVRMHILEETSAEPSLQAKQLKLKRARLADDLNDKISHRPGPIELIHKNILPVPALIGSGSPKGENSSLDEDSSDALSPDQPGSQDSPLSHAPQLSPSNMLNLNRPTSPTQFLTQAAPSLHNAPDSSSSPNLTNGTLMATSARPPTGPAKQPQSKSSADRPAQRPKKPKESKPKVKKLKYHQYIPPDQKNDREPPPQLDSSYAKILHQQQLFLQLQIISQQQQHYNYHTILPAPPKLPTEQQQQQPPATTGPSPSRCTSTPSTAPSNQNGTNRQSQPAAGGAKPGVLPANLDEFKVAELKQELKLRGLTVSGTKNDLIERLKNYQEQNGGTGQADGSGTVKIVPGTPQQVAAQSKDATVKVTSYQQVLSSNAVHTAAQIMRFSSTSSSPPVSPTPSDRSLTGLSADETSCNGDVFGEMVSSPLTQLTLHPSPEHPSPIKEEPLGHLQSSCCLSHPTPVPPLVPQPQEPPLAPPLGTPVAVLDKDQMLQEKDKQIEELTRMLRQKQRLVETLRSQLEQGKRGVTKEVTDITVKMERAAPVNGEGVTVKEEAKEDMETSTDPQPQRKTQTQCSQQTLLKLQQIHRLQVQHQQQQEQQMQVEQTKQQQQQQKSQLLQQQKLQQLIIEQSQQKQKQVQTNQRKQQRPQKQPQQKERSLQTQQISQVFINPQTGTQMTTSFPLDILKAHPAPTLVTDGNGNHYLITLANNSVEGLNGESPQNKTNGRITLQRLQSTPVKLPSQSVPEEANPMKQTQQPQKAAPVKQSSTNVQKAALHLETPVVQQLNHPVSAPPSLQPFFLSEESSPINQPSSPPSLKQNGSNNQHIDDLFDILIKSGEISAGFKANPDPSLSGLHSNPPTPSPPSSPLHLSPPTPPSDHAPPSDPTPPLDANERPCSGTGRLEDFLESTTGAPLLGVEPGSPLTLIDDLHNQMLSTPSILDHPPSPMDTGDLSFSPHPTSLDFEDPALDGMDWLDISMGGGSGGGGTVLAPLGSHTPPSVFSADFLDSSDLQIHWDSCL
- the mrtfab gene encoding myocardin related transcription factor Ab isoform X5 yields the protein MVSAPASGSAPSPQSEAVTSELQELSLQSIPSLLPLSERKNDFSSFWRRKAMAIHSVLQLKLQQRRTREELVSQGIMPPLKSPAAFHEQRKSLERARTEDYLKRKIRSRPERSELVRMHILEETSAEPSLQAKQLKLKRARLADDLNDKISHRPGPIELIHKNILPVPALIGSGSPKGENSSLDEDSSDALSPDQPGSQDSPLSHAPQLSPSNMLNLNRPTSPTQFLTQAAPSLHNAPDSSSSPNLTNGTLMATSARPPTGPAKQPQSKSSADRPAQRPKKPKESKPKVKKLKYHQYIPPDQKNDREPPPQLDSSYAKILHQQQLFLQLQIISQQQQHYNYHTILPAPPKLPTEQQQQQPPATTGPSPSRCTSTPSTAPSNQNGTNRQSQPAAGGAKPGVLPANLDEFKVAELKQELKLRGLTVSGTKNDLIERLKNYQEQNGGTGQADGSGTVKIVPGTPQQVAAQSKDATVKVTSYQQVLSSNAVHTAAQIMRFSSTSSSPPVSPTPSDRSLTGLSADETSCNGDVFGEMVSSPLTQLTLHPSPEHPSPIKEEPLGHLQSSCCLSHPTPVPPLVPQPQEPPLAPPLGTPVAVLDKDQMLQEKDKQIEELTRMLRQKQRLVETLRSQLEQGKRGVTKEVTDITVKMERAAPVNGEGVTVKEEAKEDMETSTDPQPQRKTQTQCSQQTLLKLQQIHRLQVQHQQQQEQQMQVEQTKQQQQQQKSQLLQQQKLQQLIIEQSQQKQKQVQTNQRKQQRPQKQPQQKERSLQTQQISQVFINPQTGTQMTTSFPLDILKAHPAPTLVTDGNGNHYLITLANNSVEGLNGESPQNKTNGRITLQRLQSTPVKLPSQSVPEEANPMKQTQQPQKAAPVKQSSTNVQKAALHLETPVVQQLNHPVSAPPSLQPFFLSEESSPINQPSSPPSLKNGSNNQHIDDLFDILIKSGEISAGFKANPDPSLSGLHSNPPTPSPPSSPLHLSPPTPPSDHAPPSDPTPPLDANERPCSGTGRLEDFLESTTGAPLLGVEPGSPLTLIDDLHNQMLSTPSILDHPPSPMDTGDLSFSPHPTSLDFEDPALDGMDWLDISMGGGSGGGGTVLAPLGSHTPPSVFSADFLDSSDLQIHWDSCL